One genomic region from Phragmites australis chromosome 1, lpPhrAust1.1, whole genome shotgun sequence encodes:
- the LOC133913625 gene encoding pentatricopeptide repeat-containing protein At5g40400 — translation MSKAVSRIPSSSLTSLLPRALNPHVAVVDLVATHLTADEDAAKPIDLTRLLPYLGRDELTAVVLRAGHSHPLPTLRFLLALPPPLHPSPPDLAFLAHSLASSRLFSHALDALSHLLCLHPGHDSLPTLLLASPTAPHPSLPGLLVKALLRHSRLRDALRAALRASAAGAPPDAAAFNALLAALSRAGRFDELWAARAAMARAGVRPDARTFNILVAALCRGEDAERAQGFLEEVEEQGFEPDVVTYNTLLAGYCRRGRLQDALHLFDVMPHRGVPPDLVSHTILMDGLCKAWRLNDARRMFDRMVQGGLSPDAVAYSVLITGYCTEGRLREARSLLMEMVGSGLSTVGFVLNVVIQGHVKFGKLLTCLNMVVPLRKYGVVVPLESYSCLIGALCEDMRPNAARGLLQWMIEDGHSPNLQMYNMIVDCFCQCDNAKEAVDVKVEMSSSEAKPDFDTYQALVTCFCRLGRSLDGLSVMVEMIGSGLQPNGAICAALVCGFCKEGDLSRAELVVKSFALDFQICCNDSYNALMSAYCETRSTVESLALQDRMLELGFVPNSETCRSIIRGLSRSPG, via the coding sequence ATGTCCAAGGCCGTGTCGCGCATTCCGTCGAGCTCCTTGACGTCGCTCCTCCCGCGCGCCCTCAACCCCCACGTCGCCGTCGTTGACCTCGTCGCCACCCACCTCACCGCCGATGAAGACGCGGCCAAGCCCATCGACCTCACCCGCCTGCTCCCCTACCTCGGCCGCGACGAGCTCACTGCCGTCGTGCTCCGCGCGGGCCACTCCCACCCGCTCCCCACCCTCCGCTTCCTCCTCGCGCTCCCACCGCCGCTCCACCCCTCGCCTCCCGACCTCGCCTTCCTCGCGCACTCGCTCGCCTCCTCCCGCCTCTTCTCCCACGCGCTCGACGCGCTCTCCCACCTCCTCTGCCTCCACCCGGGCCACGACTCGCTCCCCACGCTCCTCCTCGCGTCCCCCACCGCGCCGCACCCTTCCCTCCCGGGCCTGCTCGTCAAGGCCCTCCTCCGCCACTCCCGCCTCCGCGACGCGCTCCGGGCCGCCCTCCGCGCCTCTGCAGCCGGCGCGCCCCCAGACGCCGCCGCCTTCAACGCCCTCCTCGCCGCACTCTCCCGCGCGGGGCGGTTCGATGAGCTCTGGGCCGCGCGCGCGGCCATGGCGCGCGCCGGGGTGCGGCCCGACGCGCGCACGTTCAACATCCTCGTCGCCGCGCTCTGCCGCGGGGAGGACGCCGAGCGCGCGCAGGGGTTCctcgaggaggtggaggagcagGGGTTCGAGCCCGACGTGGTGACGTACAACACTCTTCTCGCTGGCTACTGCCGCAGGGGGAGGCTGCAGGACGCGCTGCACCTGTTCGACGTAATGCCGCACAGGGGTGTACCGCCCGATTTGGTTTCGCATACCATTCTGATGGACGGGCTGTGCAAGGCGTGGAGACTGAACGATGCTCGCCGGATGTTTGACAGGATGGTGCAGGGTGGGTTGAGCCCTGATGCTGTTGCTTATAGTGTTCTGATCACAGGGTACTGCACCGAGGGGCGACTACGGGAGGCGAGATCGCTGCTGATGGAGATGGTTGGGAGTGGGCTCTCCACGGTAGGATTCGTTCTCAATGTTGTCATTCAAGGCCATGTAAAATTTGGGAAGCTTCTCACCTGCTTGAACATGGTGGTGCCGCTGAGGAAATATGGTGTCGTCGTCCCACTAGAGAGTTATAGTTGTTTGATCGGTGCATTGTGCGAGGATATGCGCCCTAATGCTGCGAGAGGTTTGCTGCAGTGGATGATAGAGGATGGGCACAGTCCTAACCTGCAGATGTATAATATGATTGTGGACTGCTTCTGCCAATGTGACAATGCGAAGGAGGCTGTGGATGTCAAGGTCGAGATGAGCTCTAGTGAAGCGAAACCAGACTTTGACACTTACCAGGCACTCGTAACCTGCTTTTGCAGATTGGGAAGGAGCTTGGACGGTCTGTCAGTTATGGTGGAGATGATTGGATCAGGTCTCCAGCCGAATGGTGCTATTTGTGCTGCCTTGGTTTGTGGCTTCTGCAAGGAAGGCGATCTCAGTCGAGCAGAATTAGTTGTCAAGTCTTTTGCTCTCGATTTCCAGATCTGTTGCAATGATAGTTACAATGCTTTGATGAGCGCTTACTGTGAGACTAGGAGCACCGTAGAGTCACTGGCACTGCAGGACAGGATGTTAGAGCTGGGTTTTGTTCCAAACAGTGAGACTTGTCGATCTATTATCCGAGGGCTTTCAAGAAGTCCTGGTTAA
- the LOC133913634 gene encoding pentatricopeptide repeat-containing protein At4g38150-like, which yields MSLQIPARSGGLRRLLLLCGARGIPRPYSTGDRRRRVIREARQEEDDEAFLRTLNFGADPENNPLPPPPRRGVGAPYTSTAGGKHQQQERPERSAQKAVGETLLEKLKLGDGPSAAAVENGAERQQPEQEPPSQPGDVDEIFRKMKETGLIPNAVAMLDGLCKNGLVQDAMKLFGLMREKGAIPEVVIYTATVEAFCKAAKLDDAVRIFRKMQGNGVIPNAFSYWLLIQGLWKGGRLDDAVAFCVEMFEAGLSPNAETFVGLVDVVCKTRGVDEGEKLVRGFQDRNFAIDEKSIREHLDKKGPFSPVVWEVIFGKKKSG from the coding sequence atgagccTGCAGATTCCGGCGAGATCGggcggcctccgccgcctcctcctcctgtgcGGAGCCCGGGGGATCCCGCGTCCCTACTCCACCggcgaccgccgccgccgtgtgATCCGCGAGGCgcggcaggaggaggacgacgaggccTTCCTCCGCACCCTCAACTTCGGCGCCGACCCCGAGAACAACCCCCTTCCCCCGCCGCCGAGGCGCGGCGTGGGAGCCCCGTACACCTCGACCGCCGGCGGTAAGCACCAACAGCAGGAGCGGCCCGAACGGAGCGCTCAGAAGGCCGTCGGGGAGACGCTGCTGGAGAAACTTAAGCTGGGCGAtggcccctccgccgccgccgtggaaaACGGCGCTGAGCGACAGCAGCCTGAGCAGGAGCCGCCGTCGCAGCCGGGGGATGTGGACGAGATCTTCCGGAAGATGAAGGAGACCGGGCTGATCCCCAACGCCGTGGCCATGCTGGACGGGCTGTGCAAGAACGGGCTGGTTCAGGATGCCATGAAGCTGTTCGGCCTGATGCGTGAGAAAGGCGCCATCCCAGAGGTCGTCATCTACACTGCCACCGTCGAGGCCTTCTGCAAGGCGGCGAAGCTCGACGACGCTGTGAGGATCTTCAGGAAGATGCAGGGGAATGGGGTCATCCCTAATGCATTCAGCTACTGGCTGCTGATACAGGGCCTATGGAAGGGGGGCAGGCTGGATGACGCGGTTGCGTTCTGTGTGGAGATGTTTGAGGCTGGCCTTTCCCCGAATGCCGAGACTTTTGTGGGCTTGGTTGATGTGGTATGCAAGACGAGGGGGGTGGATGAGGGTGAGAAGCTTGTGAGGGGCTTCCAGGACAGGAACTTTGCTATCGACGAGAAGTCCATCAGGGAGCACTTGGACAAGAAAGGCCCGTTCTCACCAGTGGTTTGGGAGGTGATCTTTGGAAAGAAGAAATCAGGCTGA
- the LOC133913644 gene encoding alpha-1,3-mannosyl-glycoprotein 2-beta-N-acetylglucosaminyltransferase-like produces MARSPCDLRLLLLAAAAAFIYIQVRLFATQSHYADRLAEAEKSENQCTSQLRSLIDRVSMQQEKIVALEDMKIRQDEERAQLKILIQDLEKRSVQNLLNKNVVPVAAVVIMACNRPDYLQRTVESILKYQTSVASKFPLFISQDGTNGAVKKKALDYKQTTYMQHVDLEPVQTERPGELTAYYKIAKHYKWALDELFIKHNFVRVIILEDDMEIAPDFFDYFEAAAKLLDNDKTIMAVSSWNDNGQKKFVNDPKALYRSDFFPGLGWMLTKSTWIELSPKWPKAYWDDWVRLKEVHGNRQFIRPEVCRTYNFGEHGSSMGQFFKQYLEPIRLNDVHIDWNTEDLSYLGEDKFLIQFGKEVASATPLHGSDAVLKAHNMGADVRIQYNDQEDFERIARQFGIFDEWKDGIPRTAYKGVVVFRYNSSQRRIFLVGPDSLGQLGV; encoded by the exons ATGGCTCGGAGCCCCTGcgacctccgcctcctcctcctcgccgccgccgcagccttcATCTACATCCAA GTGCGCCTCTTTGCTACCCAGTCTCATTACGCCGACCGTCTTGCAGAAGCA gaaaaatctgaaaatcaatgCACCAGCCAATTAAGGTCCTTGATCGATCGAGTCAGCATGCAGCAGGAGAAGATTGTAGCACTGGAAG ACATGAAGATACGACAAGATGAAGAACGTGCACAGCTGAAGATTTTGATCCAGGATCTTGAAA AAAGGAGTGTGCAGAACTTACTAAACAAGAATGTG GTTCCTGTTGCTGCTGTTGTCATTATGGCTTGCAATCGACCAGACTACTTGCAGAGAACAGTTGAATCTATCCTGAA GTATCAGACATCAGTTGCTTCAAAGTTTCCGCTTTTTATATCTCAG GATGGAACAAATGGAGCAGTGAAAAAGAAAGCTTTGGATTATAAACAAACAACATATATGCAG CATGTGGATCTTGAACCTGTGCAAACTGAAAGGCCAGGAGAATTGACAGCATATTACAAGATTGCTA AACATTATAAGTGGGCCTTGGATGAGCTATTCATTAAACATAACTTTGTTCGAGTAATCATTCTGGAAG ATGACATGGAGATTGCCCCAGATTTTTTTGACTACTTTGAGGCTGCAGCTAAATTACTTGATAATGACAA GACGATTATGGCTGTTTCTTCTTGGAACGATAATGGgcaaaagaaatttgttaatgACCCAA AAGCTCTTTACCGCTCAGATTTCTTTCCTGGGCTTGGATGGATGTTAACAAAGTCCACTTGGATTGAACTGTCTCCGAAGTGGCCCAAAG CTTATTGGGATGATTGGGTGAGGCTAAAGGAGGTACATGGGAACCGGCAATTCATTCGCCCAGAAGTCTGTAGAACATACAATTTTGGCGAGCAT GGATCAAGCATGGGACAATTCTTCAAACAATATTTGGAACCCATTAGGTTAAATGATGTTCAT ATTGACTGGAATACTGAGGATCTGAGCTACCTTGGAGAG GATAAGTTTTTAATCCAATTTGGAAAAGAGGTGGCTAGTGCCACGCCTCTCCATGGATCCGATGCTGTGTTGAAAGCCCACAACATGGGTGCAGATGTAAGGATCCAGTACAACGATCAGGAAGACTTTGAGCGGATAGCTCGTCAATTTGGAATATTCGATGAATGGAAG gATGGCATCCCAAGAACAGCTTACAAAGGAGTAGTAGTCTTCCGGTACAACAGTAGTCAAAGGCGGATATTTCTCGTTGGCCCAGATTCTCTTGGTCAACTTGGGGTGTAG